The Antricoccus suffuscus genomic interval ACCCACGGGCACGAGGATCACATCGGCGGCGTGCCCTTCCTGTTGCGTGACCGGGGGGACATCCCGATCGTCGGCTCGCGATTCACCAACGCGCTGATAGCCGCGAAACTACGCGAGCACCGGATCAAACCCAAGCTGCAAGAAGTCGTCGAGGGCGACCGGGTGACCTTTGGCCCGTTTGAGCTCGAATTCTTTGCCGTCAACCATTCCATCCCGGACGCGATGGCTGTCGCCATCCGTACCGGCGCCGGAATTGTCTTGCACACCGGCGATTTCAAGATGGACCAGATTCCACTCGATAACCGCATCACCGACCTGGCCGGATTTGCGCGGCTGGGATTCGAGGGTATCGACATGCTGATGTCGGACTCGACGAACGCCGAGGTGCCCGGTTTCGTTACCCCCGAGTCGGCCATCGGTCCGGTACTCGATGGGGTCATCCGGGACGCGACGCAGCGAGTGATCGTCGCGTGCTTTGCCTCGCATGTGCACCGAGTGCAGCAGGTGCTCGATGCGGCACACGCGCACGGTCGCAAGGTGACGTACGTCGGCCGCTCGATGGTGCGCAACATGGGCGTAGCCACCGACCTCGGCATCCTCAACGTTCCGCCAGGTTTGACGGTTTCCATCGACGAAGCCGCTCAAATGCCGCCGTCCAAGGTCGTCATCATTTCGACCGGTTCGCAGGGCGAGCCGTTGTCGGCGCTCGCGCGGATGGCGGCCCGCAACCACCGTCAGATCAGCATTGCCCCTGAGGACACCGTCATCCTCGCGTCTTCCTTGGTGCCGGGCAACGAGACCGCCGTCTTCAAGGTCATCAACGGACTGAACAAGATCGGCGCGCAGGTCGTGCACAAGGAAGTCGCGCTCGTGCACGTCTCCGGTCACGCACCGGCAGGAGAGCTTCTCTACCTGCTCAATATGACCAAGCCCAGCAACGTGATGCCGGTGCACGGCGAATGGCGGCACCTGCGTGCACACGGCAGGCTCGCCGCGAAGACCGGCGTACCGGAGCAAAACATCGTGCTCGCCGACGACGGCGACGTCATCGATCTCATCGACGGGCAGGCCCGGATCACCGGCCAGATCGAGGTCGGCATGGTGTACGTCGACGGCAACGTTGTCGGTGAGGTCGGGGAGGACGCGCTGCGCGATCGGCGGATCCTCGGCGACGAAGGCTTTATCGCGTGCGCAGTCGTCGTATCGACGAGCAACGCGATGATCGTCCGGCCGACACACGTGACCGCCCGGGGATTCGCCGATGACCCTGCGGTCGTGCAAGTGGCCGGCCCGTTGGTCGATGCCGAGGTCCAGCGCCAGCTCGAAGACGGCGTGACTGACACGCATCGACTTGCCCAGGCCGCGCGCCGCGTGCTGGGCAAGTGGGTCGCCGACACGCACCGTCGTCGCCCGATGATCGTGCCGACCGTTCTCGAGGTCTAGCTCTTCACAAGCGAGTCGTCGCGGTACGCCGCGGCGATTTCGTGGCGGTGCTTGAAAAGTAGCCGCCACAGTAAGGCTCCGGTCGCGAGACCGAGTACGCCGCACAACACAAACACGGTCGACAGCGAGGTGTGTTTGCCGATGAATCCGCCGGTGACCTCACCGATCGGAATCAGGCCCCAGATCAGCGTGCGGTAGCCGCCCTGCACCCGGCCGAACAGGTGCGTCGGTATGAGCGCCTGCCTGATCGACATCGAGTTAATGTTCCACACCGTGACACCGGTGCCGGTGAGCGAGAACAGTGTCCCGGCGACCCACGCGTTGTGTGTCAAGCCCATCGGTAAGGTGGTCAGCGCGACGAAGATCAGGGCGCCGGCCTGGGCGTTGGTGCGGCCGACGCGTCTGGTCAGCCACGGCGCGAGGACTGATCCGACAAGCGCGCCGACACCGGCGCCGACGAAGAACAGGCCGACTCCGGACGGCCCGATCCGCAGCGTCTCCAGGGCAAACAGTACGAGAAGCCCGCTGACGAGGGCGTGGACGAAGGAGTCCAGGCCGCACAGCAGCGTGTAGCGGCGCATGAAGTCGTGCCGCCACAGCCACCGCATCCCGACCTTGATATCGGCGCTGAGGCGGACCTTCTCGGCCCGTTGTGGCCGCCGGGTTCGAACGGCGAGGATGAGAACTGCCGAGACAAACCATCCGGCCGCGCCGAGTAGGAACGGCGCGATAACGGCGAACGTGAAGAGGGCGGCGCCCAACGGCGGGCCGATGAACGTCTGCATCACATTTTCGGCGGCGGTGATCCACGCGTTGCCGCGCTCGAGGTCCTTCTTCTCGACGACCTCAGGGAGCGAGGCGCGCGCGGCGCTGTCGTAGACGGTCTCGATGATCCCCAGCAGCAGCGCCACGACATACAGGACGACGAGCGAGATCTGGTCGAGGGCGATGAATCCGCACAGCGAGCCGACGACCACCGTGCGCGCGAAGTTCGACCATGCCATCGCCGTACTCCGGTCAATGCGGTCGACCACCGCGCCACTGGGGATCGCGAACAGCAACCAGGGCAAGAACGCAATCGCGCTGAGCACCGAGATAGCCACCGGATCGCGGGTAAGCGTGGTCGCCAGCAAAGGAAGTACGACGATTCGCACGCCGTCAGAGAGGTTGGACAGGCCGGTCGAGCCGACAAGCAGCCAGAAGGATCTGCCCAGGGTGGGCTTACTCATCGTCGGCAACTGGCACGCCAATGGGGAAACCGATGAACTCGATGCTGACTCGATGGGAGCCCGGATGCGGTTCGCGGTTGCGATATCGGTCGAGTACGGCGTACACCTCGTCACGCATTCTGTGCATCTCGTCGGCCGTGAGTTCGGTGTATCCACGTCGCCAGCCGACGGCCCCGGACCACGGCGCAGGAAGGTCGCCGACCGCGTCGAGCATCTGTTGTAACCGTTCTGCGTGGCCCTCGACCATCGAGTGGGTGATGATGCCTGCAGCAGCGGCGGGGAGGTCGCCAACCACCCGTGCGGGCGTTTCCCAGCCGGATTTCGGGACTCGCCACCATCGCTCCCGGGCGGTACCGCGATCGGGGACTTCCTCGATGAAACCATGTTGCCCGAGTTGGCGCAGGTGGTAACTCGTGGCGCCGCTGGACTCGCCAAGCCGCTCGGCGAGGACCGTCGCGGTTGCCTCGCCGAGATCACTGACGAGGTCCAGGATCTTGACGCGCAACGGGTGGGCAAGGGCCTTGAGGCCCTGAGTGTCGATACGGCGCGGTTCGGTCACGAGGCATCACACTACAGCATGCAAAGATATCTTTGCAAAGAAATACTTGTATCGAGCGAAGACGCATGTGACGATGGCGTGAGTGATGACACGCGTGTGACTGATGGGGATATTGATGTACACGGCGACTAGGGTGGAGGTTATGGCAACTCGTCAGGCCCCTGCCACAAAACCCAAAGGCCGGAGCAAGGCGCGCAGCGGTTCGTCCCGCAAGCGTGCGACTCCGACCCGACGGCCGCGTGGAGGAGGCTCACCTTCTGGCTCGGCTCGCACGTCGGGCACCTCGACGCTGTCGCGCGCGGGCGCGGGCGTCGGGCGTCTGTTGCTTGCGGCCTGGACCGCCATCGCCAAGGCGGTCGCCGGTCTGTTCCGGGTGGGCGACCACACCGCGATCGTGGCGGTCCGCGACGACCTTGACGAAGCGCCGCGCACAGCGAAAGCCGAGGCCGAGCAGGAAGCGCGACTTGCGCAAGCGCGGGCCCGCGCTGCGCACCGCGATGCCACCGGACTGTTACTGATTGTCCTCGCCGTCCTCAGCGCGCTCGGCGTGTGGGTGCAGGCCGGCGGCGTTGTCGGCGACGCTTTCGACCACTCGCTTCGGTGGGCGGCCGGCGGTGCGGCGGCGTTCGTGCCGGTCCTGCTCGTCGGTGTGGCCATGCACCTGTTCCGCACCCCGGGCAAACCGGAACATTTCGGTCGGTTCACGGTCGGCTGGGTCTGCACTATCGTGCCGGTCCTCGGCCTGTTCCACATCGGATTTGGTTCACCGGACGCTCCATCTGATCGCTACCGGGCAGGAGGCATGGTCGGCGCCGTGGCCGCCGCGCCGTTCACCAGCAACGTAGGTGCGGTCCTCGGTGTCATCGTGCTCGGTTTGATCATCGTGTTCGGACTGTTGGTCCTCACCGCCACGCCGGTCAAGCTCGTGCCCAGCCGGCTGCGTGATTTGTGGCGGTGGTTGCTCGGCCAACCCGCATCGGATGCGGCCGCTGCCGAGCAAGAAAACGTACACGCCGCGTCGCCGGAGGAAATGGGGGAGGCGGACCTGTCCAGCATGCGGCTACGCCGCTCGTCGCGGCGTCGACAGTCCAGCCTCACTAAGGACGCTGAGGCTGCCGCCGACCCGGAGGCTGCCGAGTCATCCGCCGAGAAACCGTCAAAGCCCTGGCGCGAACGCAAAGCAATGGCCGTGCCCGCAGAGCCCACTACTGCCGATACCGTCGTACCTCCGGCCCCCGGGGCCTCGGCCGACGCCGAGACCGCGAGCTTCGGTGAGTCCGCGCTCGGACCGGCACCGACCGGCAAAGGTGAGCAGCTAACGATCGAGACCCCGGAGGGGGAGTACAAGCTACCGGCGATGTCGGCGCTGAAGACCGGTCCGGCGCACAAGACGCACACCAAGGCCAACGACGACACCATCGATGCCATCAACGGCGTATTCGACCAGTTCAAGGTCGCCGCTGACGTCGTCGGCTTCAACCGCGGGCCGACCGTCACCCGCTACGAGGTCGAGCTCGGACCGTCGGTCAAGGTCTCGACGGTCAAGAACCTGCAGGACAACATCGCGTACGCCGTCGCCAACAGCAACGTGCGTATTCTCGCGCCCATCCCGGGCAAGTCCGCGATGGGTATCGAGATCCCCAACACCGACCGGGAGATGGTCAGCCTCGGTGACGTCATGCGCGCGCCGACAACCATCGCCGACACCCATCCGCTGCTCGTTGGCCTCGGCAAAGACGTCGAGGGACGGTTCGTCGCCACCAATATCGCCAAGACGCCGCACCTGCTGGTCGCCGGCGCCACCGGCGGAGGTAAGTCCTCGGCGATCAACTCAATGCTGGTCTCGCTGCTGCTGCGCGCGTCACCTGACCAGGTGCGGCTGATCCTCATCGACCCCAAGATGGTCGAGATGACGCCGTACGAAGGTATCCCGCACCTCATCACGCCGATCATCACCGACCCGAAGAAGGCGGCCAACGCGCTGGTCTGGCTGGTCGAGGAGATGGAGCAGCGTTATCAGGACATGCAGGCCTCGCGGGTGCGTCATATCGACGACTTCAACCGCAAGGTCAAGAGCGGGCAAATCACCGCGCCGCCCGGCAGCGAGCGCGAGTACAAGCCGTATCCCTACATTGTCACGGTTGTCGACGAGCTCGCCGACCTGATGATGGTCGCGCCGCGTGACGTCGAGGACTGCATCGTGCGGATCACCGCGAAAGCGCGGGCCGCCGGGATCCACCTGGTTCTTGCCACGCAGCGGCCGTCCGTCGACGTGGTCACGGGTCTAATCAAGACCAACGTGCCGAGCCGGCTGGCGTTTACGACCTCCTCGGCGACGGACAGCCGGGTCATCCTCGACCAAGTCGGAGCCGAAAAGCTCATTGGTAAAGGTGACGCGCTCTACCTCGGCCCTGGAGCGAACTCTCCACAGCGACTGCAGGGCGCTTTCGTGTCGGACGAGGAGATCGAAGAGATCGTCACGTTTGCGAAGGAACAGCGCGAACCGGAATACCGCGACGAGGTACTGACCGCGGCACCCACGGCGAAGAAGGAGGTCGACGAGGACATCGGCGGTGACCTTGAGGACGTGTGCGCGGCCGTCGAGCTCATAGTGACCAGCCAGATGGGGTCGACCTCGATGCTGCAACGCAAGCTGCGGGTCGGGTTCGCGAAGGCGGGCCGACTGATGGACATCCTCGAGACTCGGGGAATCGTCGGGCCGTCACAAGGTTCCAAACCGCGCGACGTACTCGCCAAACCAGACGAGCTCCCAGACGTCCTGGCATCGTTGCGTGGCGAGAACGACTGACAATGATCTCGCCCGCGCGGCATGCGGTCTGGCCGCAACCTATTCTTGTACGGTGACTAACTCCGTCAGTACTCCTCGCCGCGTCTCCCTGGTCACGATGGGGTGTGCGCGAAACGACGTCGACTCCGAGGAACTTGCCGGCCGACTCGCCGCGCAAGGGTGGGAGCTCACCGAAGATGGTGAGTCTGATGTCGTAGTCGTCAACACCTGTGGCTTTATCGACGCAGCCAAGAAAGACTCGATCGACGCCGTGCTGGCCGCGGCCGATTCTGGGGCCAAAGTGGTCGCCGTCGGCTGTCTGGCTCAGCGCTACGGCGAAGACCTCGCCGCCCAGCTCCCCGAAGCAGGCGCCGTACTCGGGTTCGACGACTACGTCGACATCTCCGATCGTCTCGACGACGTCATCGCCGGCCGGCCGCTGGTCCCACACAAGCCGACCGACCGCCGTACGATGCTGCCGATCAGTCCCGTCGAGCGGCCCGAAGCGGCGAAATCACTGTCGCTGCCCGGACACGCCGATGAAAACCTCGGTCGGCCGGCATCGGGTCCTCGGGTGATGCGCAAGCGGCTGGTGGGCGGCCCGACGGCGCCGTTGAAGCTGGCCAGCGGATGCGATCGGCGCTGCACTTTCTGCGCGATCCCGACTTTCCGTGGATCGTTTGTCTCCCGCACGCCCGAGCAGGTCCTCGACGAAGCGCGTTGGCTGGTGGAGGACGGTGTCAAAGAGGTCGTCCTGGTCAGCGAGAACTCCACGTCGTACGGCAAGGATTTCGGCGACGTCCGTTCGCTTGAGGCGCTGATCCCGCGGCTCGGTGAGATCGACGGCCTTGAGCGATTCCGGGTCGCTTATCTGCAGCCAGCGGAGATTCGTCCGGGGCTGCTCGAGACTCTGCTCGGTACGCCGAACGCGGCGGCCTACCTTGACATTTCGTTCCAGCACTCCAGCGCGTCGGTGCTGCGCCGGATGAAGCGCTTCGGGTCCACCGACGCGTTCCTCGCGCTGATCGAGCGTGCACGGGTCATTTCTCCCGAGGTGGGAATCCGCACCAACGTTATCGTGGGGTTTCCGGGCGAGACCGAGGCAGATCTGCTCGAGCTTGAGCGGTTTCTCAGTGATGGACGGCTCGATGCGGTCGGCGTATTCGGTTACTCGGATGAGGACGGTACGGCGGCGGCGGGCTTCGACGACAAGCTTGATCAGTCGGTCATCGACGAGCGGGTAGAGCGGATCACGGCATTCGCCGAAGAACTCACCGCGCAACGCGCCGAAGACCGCATCGGCCAGATCATCGAGGTACTGGTCGAGGACATCGGGCCCGATTATGTCGAAGGCCGCGCCGAACACCAGGGGCCCGAAGTCGACGGTACGACGATGGTTGAGGGGTTCCCTCCCGGTTCGATCAAAATCGGCGACATCGTGCGTTGCGAGGTAGTGGAGACTGACGGCGTCGACCTCATCGCGACGCCCCCGATCGGCCACGGTTAGCACATGAGCGCAGAGCACGCCACGCCCCCGGCACGGGAGGTCAGCCTGTTCAATATCGCGAACGGGCTGACGACTCTTCGGCTGGTCCTCGTGCCGGTGTTCGCAGTGTTCCTGCTCAAAGAGGACGGCGCAGATACTCGCTGGCGGATTGCGGCGGCCGTCGTCTTCGCGCTGGCGG includes:
- a CDS encoding ribonuclease J, translated to MALGGLGEIGRNMAVFEYAGRLLVVDCGVLFPEDEQPGIDLILPDWSAYDDRLDDIEAIVLTHGHEDHIGGVPFLLRDRGDIPIVGSRFTNALIAAKLREHRIKPKLQEVVEGDRVTFGPFELEFFAVNHSIPDAMAVAIRTGAGIVLHTGDFKMDQIPLDNRITDLAGFARLGFEGIDMLMSDSTNAEVPGFVTPESAIGPVLDGVIRDATQRVIVACFASHVHRVQQVLDAAHAHGRKVTYVGRSMVRNMGVATDLGILNVPPGLTVSIDEAAQMPPSKVVIISTGSQGEPLSALARMAARNHRQISIAPEDTVILASSLVPGNETAVFKVINGLNKIGAQVVHKEVALVHVSGHAPAGELLYLLNMTKPSNVMPVHGEWRHLRAHGRLAAKTGVPEQNIVLADDGDVIDLIDGQARITGQIEVGMVYVDGNVVGEVGEDALRDRRILGDEGFIACAVVVSTSNAMIVRPTHVTARGFADDPAVVQVAGPLVDAEVQRQLEDGVTDTHRLAQAARRVLGKWVADTHRRRPMIVPTVLEV
- a CDS encoding FtsK/SpoIIIE family DNA translocase, whose amino-acid sequence is MATRQAPATKPKGRSKARSGSSRKRATPTRRPRGGGSPSGSARTSGTSTLSRAGAGVGRLLLAAWTAIAKAVAGLFRVGDHTAIVAVRDDLDEAPRTAKAEAEQEARLAQARARAAHRDATGLLLIVLAVLSALGVWVQAGGVVGDAFDHSLRWAAGGAAAFVPVLLVGVAMHLFRTPGKPEHFGRFTVGWVCTIVPVLGLFHIGFGSPDAPSDRYRAGGMVGAVAAAPFTSNVGAVLGVIVLGLIIVFGLLVLTATPVKLVPSRLRDLWRWLLGQPASDAAAAEQENVHAASPEEMGEADLSSMRLRRSSRRRQSSLTKDAEAAADPEAAESSAEKPSKPWRERKAMAVPAEPTTADTVVPPAPGASADAETASFGESALGPAPTGKGEQLTIETPEGEYKLPAMSALKTGPAHKTHTKANDDTIDAINGVFDQFKVAADVVGFNRGPTVTRYEVELGPSVKVSTVKNLQDNIAYAVANSNVRILAPIPGKSAMGIEIPNTDREMVSLGDVMRAPTTIADTHPLLVGLGKDVEGRFVATNIAKTPHLLVAGATGGGKSSAINSMLVSLLLRASPDQVRLILIDPKMVEMTPYEGIPHLITPIITDPKKAANALVWLVEEMEQRYQDMQASRVRHIDDFNRKVKSGQITAPPGSEREYKPYPYIVTVVDELADLMMVAPRDVEDCIVRITAKARAAGIHLVLATQRPSVDVVTGLIKTNVPSRLAFTTSSATDSRVILDQVGAEKLIGKGDALYLGPGANSPQRLQGAFVSDEEIEEIVTFAKEQREPEYRDEVLTAAPTAKKEVDEDIGGDLEDVCAAVELIVTSQMGSTSMLQRKLRVGFAKAGRLMDILETRGIVGPSQGSKPRDVLAKPDELPDVLASLRGEND
- a CDS encoding ArsR/SmtB family transcription factor codes for the protein MTEPRRIDTQGLKALAHPLRVKILDLVSDLGEATATVLAERLGESSGATSYHLRQLGQHGFIEEVPDRGTARERWWRVPKSGWETPARVVGDLPAAAAGIITHSMVEGHAERLQQMLDAVGDLPAPWSGAVGWRRGYTELTADEMHRMRDEVYAVLDRYRNREPHPGSHRVSIEFIGFPIGVPVADDE
- a CDS encoding MFS transporter; amino-acid sequence: MSKPTLGRSFWLLVGSTGLSNLSDGVRIVVLPLLATTLTRDPVAISVLSAIAFLPWLLFAIPSGAVVDRIDRSTAMAWSNFARTVVVGSLCGFIALDQISLVVLYVVALLLGIIETVYDSAARASLPEVVEKKDLERGNAWITAAENVMQTFIGPPLGAALFTFAVIAPFLLGAAGWFVSAVLILAVRTRRPQRAEKVRLSADIKVGMRWLWRHDFMRRYTLLCGLDSFVHALVSGLLVLFALETLRIGPSGVGLFFVGAGVGALVGSVLAPWLTRRVGRTNAQAGALIFVALTTLPMGLTHNAWVAGTLFSLTGTGVTVWNINSMSIRQALIPTHLFGRVQGGYRTLIWGLIPIGEVTGGFIGKHTSLSTVFVLCGVLGLATGALLWRLLFKHRHEIAAAYRDDSLVKS
- the rimO gene encoding 30S ribosomal protein S12 methylthiotransferase RimO, giving the protein MTNSVSTPRRVSLVTMGCARNDVDSEELAGRLAAQGWELTEDGESDVVVVNTCGFIDAAKKDSIDAVLAAADSGAKVVAVGCLAQRYGEDLAAQLPEAGAVLGFDDYVDISDRLDDVIAGRPLVPHKPTDRRTMLPISPVERPEAAKSLSLPGHADENLGRPASGPRVMRKRLVGGPTAPLKLASGCDRRCTFCAIPTFRGSFVSRTPEQVLDEARWLVEDGVKEVVLVSENSTSYGKDFGDVRSLEALIPRLGEIDGLERFRVAYLQPAEIRPGLLETLLGTPNAAAYLDISFQHSSASVLRRMKRFGSTDAFLALIERARVISPEVGIRTNVIVGFPGETEADLLELERFLSDGRLDAVGVFGYSDEDGTAAAGFDDKLDQSVIDERVERITAFAEELTAQRAEDRIGQIIEVLVEDIGPDYVEGRAEHQGPEVDGTTMVEGFPPGSIKIGDIVRCEVVETDGVDLIATPPIGHG